From a region of the Triticum aestivum cultivar Chinese Spring chromosome 7D, IWGSC CS RefSeq v2.1, whole genome shotgun sequence genome:
- the LOC123169099 gene encoding cytosolic sulfotransferase 5-like, with protein MAGSETAGLQVPVAFKDADDGTIPVRPPTEYAAAVASLPLNPASKLKLRCYQGVWVLEDWVPGIMAMQRSFSTRPGDVVLASFPKCGTTWLKALIFATMARTAYPPTSPAHPLRRLNPHDCVILLDRLFAIGREAVLDKLPSPRLMCTHMPLSVLPASISRGSDCKIVYICRDQKDMVVSMWHFANRARPDISLQEVFETVCDGTCFAGPVWDHILGYWRVSNAEPNRVLFLTYEQMRQDPVDKVRKLAQFLGRPFSDTEEEAGAVAEIVELCSLEHLKNLEANKKGSQGVFLKFPYDSYFRKGVVGDWVNHLTLEMAKCLDAIFEENFKGSGFTLP; from the exons ATGGCTGGTAGCGAAACGGCTGGTCTCCAGGTCCCCGTGGCGTTCAAGGACGCCGACGACGGCACCATCCCAGTGCGCCCACCTACCGAGTATGCCGCTGCCGTGGCGTCCCTGCCGTTGAACCCTGCCAGCAAGCTCAAGTTGCGCTGCTATCAGGGCGTGTGGGTGCTGGAGGACTGGGTACCAGGCATCATGGCCATGCAGCGCAGCTTCTCAACGCGCCCCGGCGACGTGGTTCTTGCGAGCTTTCCCAAGTGCGGCACCACTTGGCTCAAGGCTCTGATATTCGCCACCATGGCCCGCACCGCATACCCGCCGACAAGCCCCGCCCACCCGCTCCGCCGCCTCAACCCGCACGACTGTGTGATTCTCTTGGACAGGCTCTTCGCCATCGGCCGTGAGGCAGTGCTGGACAagctgccctcgccgaggctcatGTGCACGCACATGCCTCTCTCGGTGCTGCCGGCGTCTATCTCTCGTGGATCCGACTGCAAAATTGTCTACATATGCAG GGATCAGAAGGACATGGTTGTCTCGATGTGGCACTTTGCCAACCGTGCTCGACCTGACATATCACTCCAAGAGGTGTTCGAGACGGTCTGTGACGGCACATGTTTTGCCGGGCCTGTCTGGGATCACATCCTTGGATACTGGAGGGTAAGCAATGCAGAGCCAAACAGGGTGCTTTTCTTGACCTATGAGCAGATGCGTCAGGATCCGGTTGACAAAGTCAGGAAGCTAGCTCAATTCCTCGGGAGGCCATTCTCCGACACAGAGGAGGAGGCCGGTGCTGTTGCAGAGATAGTTGAGCTTTGTAGCTTGGAGCATCTAAAAAATCTAGAGGCCAACAAGAAAGGCTCCCAGGGGGTGTTCTTGAAGTTCCCATATGACTCCTATTTCAGGAAGGGGGTGGTGGGAGATTGGGTGAACCATTTGACACTTGAGATGGCTAAATGTCTAGATGCGATATTCGAGGAGAACTTCAAAGGATCAGGCTTCACTCTGCCGTGA
- the LOC123164213 gene encoding disease resistance protein RPM1 (The sequence of the model RefSeq protein was modified relative to this genomic sequence to represent the inferred CDS: added 44 bases not found in genome assembly): MAEIVILLAIKKIGIALASRAADHVSVHFAKYKTQLLELQGSMGRVARELRIMHDVLCHMDIRNCNSQVYDGWLEEVRKVAHVMEDMVDEYLYLVGQKHDTGSCFYLKKGFRKQSSLLSMNQIAVKVKEIEKDLTHLSETKTRWVPMINNGDSGSTNYIVKRSQDLAKISRSLDEEDLVGVDKNREKLEQWLAGDDFGHSVIALLGMGGLGKTALAANVYKKAREKFQCHAWISVSQTYSREDVLKNISKELFKDNVSVLSKTPAMDITCLEETMKSFLEQQKYLIILDDVWTPETFDDLSRVLTNNDKGSRIIMTTREGHVAALASPGHILTLAPLPEDKACDLFCKKAFPRDTDHECPVELKPLSEQIVNKCKGLPLVIVLVGSLLCVREKTVEEWRRINDQLSWELNNNSRFDHIRNVLHLSFIYLPTHLKSCFLYCSLFPEDYLLKRKQLVRLWIAEGFIEGRGDSTLEEVAEGYLKELIDRNMLQLVERNNFGRMKRFRMHDILRELAVDLCQKNCFGVIYEDKCGGSLQMDGRRLVMHRVKKDIHQSFSSMHHLRTVIILDGCMPSFTLLPLLCKKSRYMAVLELSGLPIEKLPDAIGDLFNLRHLCLRDTKVKVLPKSVEKLSNLLTLDLHGSDIHELPSGIGKLKKLRHLFAEKTIDPDWREIQCCSGMCIPKGLGNLTNLQTLQALEAQDESVRHLWELTQVRSLRLWNVKGNYCGRIGESLVRMRYLSCLDVNASAENEVLLLNVYLPSLQKLYLRGRLAEGAFDESPLFQAVGGQNLHVLNLSLSQLREDPLPSLSRLSNLTRLQFTRAYNGEQLTFLTGWFHKLKILFLRDLPNLKQLEIQQGAMASLERLFLINLNSMMEVPPGIEFLMPLQRLGFHEITSDFLLLLRQCYAIQGTQWQHSLRE, translated from the coding sequence ATGGCGGAGATTGTGATTCTTCTAGCCATTAAAAAGATCGGAATCGCCTTGGCAAGTAGAGCGGCAGACCATGTCAGCGTGCACTTTGCAAAGTACAAGACACAACTATTGGAGCTACAGGGCAGTATGGGTCGTGTTGCAAGGGAGCTTCGCATAATGCATGATGTTCTATGTCACATGGACATTCGAAACTGCAACAGTCAAGTATATGACGGCTGGTTGGAGGAGGTACGGAAAGTAGCACATGTGATGGAGGACATGGTGGATGAGTACTTGTATCTAGTAGGACAGAAACATGATACAGGGTCTTGCTTTTACCTCAAAAAGGGGTTCAGAAAACAAAGTTCTCTGCTTTCTATGAACCAGATAGCTGTCAAGGTGAAAGAAATAGAGAAAGACCTTACTCACCTGTCAGAGACAAAAACCCGTTGGGTTCCCATGATAAACAACGGGGATAGTGGCAGCACTAATTACATCGTCAAGAGGTCCCAAGATCTAGCAAAAATTTCACGTTCCCTTGACGAAGAAGATCTAGTGGGGGTTGATAAAAACAGAGAAAAACTTGAGCAGTGGTTGGCAGGCGATGATTTTGGACACTCTGTAATAGCCCTGCTTGGAATGGGAGGTCTTGGTAAAACTGCTTTAGCTGCAAATGTGTACAAGAAGGCAAGGGAGAAATTTCAGTGCCACGCCTGGATCTCCGTCTCCCAAACTTATTCTAGAGAAGATGTCTTGAAGAATATAAGCAAGGAACTTTTCAAAGATAATGTCAGTGTTCTATCTAAAACTCCAGCTATGGACATCACATGCCTTGAAGAGACAATGAAGAGTTTTCTGGAGCAACAAAAGTATTTGATCATATTGGATGATGTTTGGACTCCAGAAACATTTGATGACTTGTCTAGGGTGCTTACTAATAATGATAAAGGTAGTAGAATTATAATGACAACAAGGGAAGGCCATGTTGCTGCACTTGCCTCTCCAGGACACATCTTAACACTAGCACCTTTACCAGAAGATAAGGCATGTGATCTCTTTTGTAAAAAAGCCTTTCCAAGAGATACTGATCATGAATGTCCTGTGGAGTTGAAGCCTTTGTCCGAACAAATAGTTAACAAATGCAAAGGCTTGCCCCTTGTTATTGTATTAGTTGGTAGCCTTTTGTGTGTGCGCGAGAAAACAGTGGAAGAATGGAGAAGAATTAATGATCAATTGAGTTGGGAGCTAAATAACAATTCAAGGTTTGATCACATAAGGAATGTTTTGCATCTGAGCTTCATCTACCTTCCAACACACTTGAAAAGTTGTTTCCTGTACTGCAGCTTATTTCCAGAAGACTATCTTCTCAAAAGGAAACAACTTGTACGGTTATGGATAGCAGAGGGGTTCATCGAGGGAAGGGGTGATAGCACATTAGAAGAAGTGGCAGAAGGCTATCTGAAGGAGTTGATTGATAGAAACATGCTGCAACTTGTTGAAAGGAATAATTTTGGTAGGATGAAAAGATTCAGAATGCATGACATCTTACGTGAATTGGCAGTTGACTTGTGCCAGAAGAACTGTTTTGGTGTTATATACGAGGATAAGTGTGGGGGTTCTCTACAGATGGATGGACGTCGATTGGTAATGCATAGAGTGAAGAAGGATATTCACCAGTCATTTTCTAGCATGCACCACCTTCGAACTGTCATTATACTGGATGGCTGCATGCCATCATTCACTCTACTTCCTCTGCTATGTAAGAAATCAAGATATATGGCAGTGCTAGAATTAAGTGGTCTACCTATCGAGAAGCTTCCAGATGCTATTGGTGATCTTTTTAATCTCCGCCATTTGTGTTTACGTGATACAAAAGTGAAGGTGCTCCCGAAGTCTGTTGAGAAGCTTTCAAATTTGTTGACACTGGACCTTCATGGATCTGACATACATGAGTTGCCTAGTGGGATCGGGAAACTGAAGAAGCTTAGGCACTTATTTGCTGAGAAAACAATTGACCCAGATTGGAGAGAGATTCAATGTTGCAGTGGTATGTGTATCCCCAAAGGTCTTGGAAATCTAACAAACCTACAGACATTACAAGCATTGGAAGCACAAGATGAGTCTGTTAGACATTTATGGGAGCTGACACAAGTGAGAAGTTTGAGGTTATGGAATGTGAAAGGAAACTACTGTGGCCGCATCGGTGAGTCTCTAGTTCGGATGCGCTATTTGTCCTGCCTAGATGTGAATGCAAGTGCTGAGAACGAGGTTCTCTTGTTGAATGTCTACCTGCCAAGCCTGCAAAAGCTGTATTTGAGAGGACGACTAGCGGAAGGGGCTTTCGACGAGTCTCCTCTCTTCCAAGCTGTTGGGGGGCAGAACTTGCATGTATTGAATCTATCTTTATCACAATTGAGAGAAGACCCCCTGCCATCCCTTTCTCGGTTGTCAAATTTGACGCGTCTACAATTCACTAGAGCCTACAACGGAGAGCAGCTGACATTTC
- the LOC123169673 gene encoding cytosolic sulfotransferase 5, translating to MAGTETTSLQVPMAFKDADDGTIPVRPPTEYAAAVASLPTNPASKLKLRCYQGVWVLEDWVPGIIAMQRSFSTRPGDVVLASFPKCGTTWLKALIFATMARAAYPPASPAHPLRRLNPHDCVILLDRLFAVGREAVLERLPSPRLMCTHMPLSVLPPSISRGPDCKIVYICRDQKDMVVSMWHFVKRAQPDMSLEEVFETVCQGTCFAGPVWDHILGYWRVSNAEPNRVLFLTYEQMLQDPVDKVRKLAQFLGRPFSDIEEEAGAVAEIVELCSFENLKNLEANKKGSQGVFLKFPHDSYFRKGVVGDWVNHLTPEMAIRLDAIFEEKFNGSGLALS from the exons ATGGCTGGTACCGAAACAACTAGTCTCCAGGTCCCCATGGCGTTCAAGGACGCCGACGACGGCACCATCCCAGTGCGCCCTCCGACCGAGTATGCCGCCGCCGTCGCGTCCCTCCCGACGAATCCTGCCAGCAAGCTCAAGTTGCGCTGCTACCAGGGCGTGTGGGTGCTGGAGGACTGGGTACCCGGCATCATCGCCATGCAGCGCAGCTTCTCAACGCGCCCCGGCGACGTGGTTCTTGCGAGCTTTCCCAAGTGCGGCACCACTTGGCTCAAGGCTCTGATATTCGCCACGATGGCCCGCGCCGCGTACCCGCCGGCCAGCCCCGCCCACCCACTCCGCCGCCTCAACCCGCACGACTGTGTGATTCTCTTGGACAGGCTCTTCGCCGTCGGCCGTGAGGCAGTGTTGGAGAGGCTGCCCTCGCCGAGGCTTATGTGCACGCACATGCCTCTCTCGGTGCTGCCGCCGTCTATCTCTCGTGGACCAGACTGCAAAATTGTCTACATATGCAG GGATCAGAAGGACATGGTTGTCTCGATGTGGCACTTTGTCAAACGTGCTCAACCTGACATGTCACTCGAAGAGGTGTTTGAGACGGTCTGTCAGGGCACATGTTTTGCCGGGCCTGTCTGGGATCACATCCTCGGATACTGGAGGGTAAGCAATGCAGAGCCAAATAGAGTGCTCTTCTTGACTTATGAGCAGATGCTTCAGGATCCGGTTGACAAAGTCAGGAAGCTAGCTCAGTTCCTCGGGAGGCCATTCTCCGACATAGAGGAGGAGGCCGGTGCCGTCGCAGAGATCGTTGAGCTCTGTAGCTTTGAGAATCTGAAAAATCTAGAGGCCAACAAGAAAGGCTCCCAGGGGGTGTTCCTGAAGTTCCCGCATGACTCGTATTTCAGGAAGGGGGTGGTGGGAGATTGGGTGAACCACTTGACACCTGAGATGGCTATACGTTTGGATGCCATATTCGAGGAGAAGTTCAACGGATCAGGCTTGGCTCTCTCGTGA